A stretch of Falco rusticolus isolate bFalRus1 chromosome 2, bFalRus1.pri, whole genome shotgun sequence DNA encodes these proteins:
- the LIMS1 gene encoding LIM and senescent cell antigen-like-containing domain protein 1 isoform X6 — protein sequence MDFQRRAHPYPIPEDEEVAYKVTPDAHNSTGNEGEKPVSKLQRRHSDIKLYKEFCDFYARFNMANALANAICERCRGGFAPAEKIVNSNGELYHEQCFVCAQCFQQFPEGLFYEFEGRKYCEHDFQMLFAPCCHQCGEFIIGRVIKAMNNSWHPECFCCDICQQVLADIGFVKNAGRHLCRPCHNREKARGLGKYICQKCHAIIDEQPLIFKNDPYHPDHFNCANCGKELTADARELKGELYCLPCHDKMGVPICGACRRPIEGRVVNAMGKQWHVEHFVCAKCEKPFLGHRHYERKGLAYCETHYNQLFGDVCFHCNRVIEGDVVSALNKAWCVNCFACSTCNTKLTLKNKFVEFDMKPVCKKCYEKFPLELKKRLKKLAETLGRK from the exons ATGGACTTCCAGCGCAGAGCTCACCCTTACCCCATCCCAGAAGATGAAGAAGTTGCATACAAGGTCACTCCTGATGCTCACAACTCCACAGGAAACGAAGGCGAGAAACCGGTGTCAAAATTGCAACGTAGGCACAGTGACATAAAACTCTACAAAGAGTTTTGTGACTTTTATGCAAGATT CAACATGGCGAATGCGCTTGCAAATGCCATCTGCGAGcgctgcaggggtggctttgCCCCTGCTGAGAAAATTGTCAACAGCAATGGTGAGCTGTACCATGAGCAGTGCTTTGTCTGCGCTCAGTGCTTTCAGCAGTTTCCTGAAGGACTCTTCTATGAG ttTGAAGGGAGAAAGTACTGCGAACatgattttcaaatgctttttgccCCTTGCTGCCATCAATGTG GTGAGTTCATTATTGGTCGTGTTATTAAAGCTATGAACAATAGCTGGCATCCAGAGTGCTTCTGCTGTGATATCTGCCAACAAGTACTGGCTGATATTGGATTTGTCAAGAATGCTGGCAG ACATCTCTGCCGTCCTTGCCATAACAGGGAAAAAGCCAGAGGCCTGGGAAAGTACATTTGCCAGAAGTGTCATGCCATTATTGATGAACAGCCTCTCATATTCAAAAATGATCCTTATCACCCTGATCATTTCAACTGTGCAAACTGCGG GAAGGAACTTACTGCTGATGCTCGTGAGTTGAAGGGAGAATTATACTGCTTACCCTGCCATGACAAAATGGGTGTCCCCATCTGTGGGGCATGTAGAAGACCAATTGAAGGCCGTGTGGTGAATGCTATGGGCAAACAATGGCATGTGGAG cattttgTTTGTGCAAAATGTGAAAAGCCATTCCTGGGTCATCGCCATTACGAGAGAAAAGGCTTGGCGTATTGTGAAACCCACTACAATCAG ctaTTTGGTGATGTTTGTTTCCATTGCAATCGTGTAATTGAGGGAGATG TTGTGTCTGCTCTGAATAAGGCATGGTGTGTGAACTGTTTTGCTTGTTCAACTTGCAACACTAAGTTAACACTCAA GAATAAATTTGTTGAGTTTGATATGAAACCTGTCTGCAAAAAGTGCTATGAGAAGTTTCCTCTAGAGctgaagaaaagactgaagaaactAGCTGAAACTTTGGGAAGGAAGTAA
- the LIMS1 gene encoding LIM and senescent cell antigen-like-containing domain protein 1 isoform X2, translating to MTALQLKELSHSGLYRRRRDRPDSVGLPGSHEEKLSNMANALANAICERCRGGFAPAEKIVNSNGELYHEQCFVCAQCFQQFPEGLFYEFEGRKYCEHDFQMLFAPCCHQCGEFIIGRVIKAMNNSWHPECFCCDICQQVLADIGFVKNAGRHLCRPCHNREKARGLGKYICQKCHAIIDEQPLIFKNDPYHPDHFNCANCGKELTADARELKGELYCLPCHDKMGVPICGACRRPIEGRVVNAMGKQWHVEHFVCAKCEKPFLGHRHYERKGLAYCETHYNQLFGDVCFHCNRVIEGDVVSALNKAWCVNCFACSTCNTKLTLKNKFVEFDMKPVCKKCYEKFPLELKKRLKKLAETLGRK from the exons ATGACGGCCTTGCAGCTGAAAGAGTTGTCACATTCAGGTCTGTACAGAAGGAGACGGGATCGCCCCGATAGCGTGGGACTGCCCGGGTCACATGAAGAGAAGCTGAG CAACATGGCGAATGCGCTTGCAAATGCCATCTGCGAGcgctgcaggggtggctttgCCCCTGCTGAGAAAATTGTCAACAGCAATGGTGAGCTGTACCATGAGCAGTGCTTTGTCTGCGCTCAGTGCTTTCAGCAGTTTCCTGAAGGACTCTTCTATGAG ttTGAAGGGAGAAAGTACTGCGAACatgattttcaaatgctttttgccCCTTGCTGCCATCAATGTG GTGAGTTCATTATTGGTCGTGTTATTAAAGCTATGAACAATAGCTGGCATCCAGAGTGCTTCTGCTGTGATATCTGCCAACAAGTACTGGCTGATATTGGATTTGTCAAGAATGCTGGCAG ACATCTCTGCCGTCCTTGCCATAACAGGGAAAAAGCCAGAGGCCTGGGAAAGTACATTTGCCAGAAGTGTCATGCCATTATTGATGAACAGCCTCTCATATTCAAAAATGATCCTTATCACCCTGATCATTTCAACTGTGCAAACTGCGG GAAGGAACTTACTGCTGATGCTCGTGAGTTGAAGGGAGAATTATACTGCTTACCCTGCCATGACAAAATGGGTGTCCCCATCTGTGGGGCATGTAGAAGACCAATTGAAGGCCGTGTGGTGAATGCTATGGGCAAACAATGGCATGTGGAG cattttgTTTGTGCAAAATGTGAAAAGCCATTCCTGGGTCATCGCCATTACGAGAGAAAAGGCTTGGCGTATTGTGAAACCCACTACAATCAG ctaTTTGGTGATGTTTGTTTCCATTGCAATCGTGTAATTGAGGGAGATG TTGTGTCTGCTCTGAATAAGGCATGGTGTGTGAACTGTTTTGCTTGTTCAACTTGCAACACTAAGTTAACACTCAA GAATAAATTTGTTGAGTTTGATATGAAACCTGTCTGCAAAAAGTGCTATGAGAAGTTTCCTCTAGAGctgaagaaaagactgaagaaactAGCTGAAACTTTGGGAAGGAAGTAA
- the LIMS1 gene encoding LIM and senescent cell antigen-like-containing domain protein 1 isoform X1, protein MTALQLKELSHSGLYRRRRDRPDSVGLPGSHEEKLSNMANALANAICERCRGGFAPAEKIVNSNGELYHEQCFVCAQCFQQFPEGLFYEFEGRKYCEHDFQMLFAPCCHQCGEFIIGRVIKAMNNSWHPECFCCDICQQVLADIGFVKNAGRHLCRPCHNREKARGLGKYICQKCHAIIDEQPLIFKNDPYHPDHFNCANCGKELTADARELKGELYCLPCHDKMGVPICGACRRPIEGRVVNAMGKQWHVEHFVCAKCEKPFLGHRHYERKGLAYCETHYNQLFGDVCFHCNRVIEGDVVSALNKAWCVNCFACSTCNTKLTLKDKFVEIDLKPVCKHCYEKMPDEFKRRLAKREREARDKEKQKKKKPICL, encoded by the exons ATGACGGCCTTGCAGCTGAAAGAGTTGTCACATTCAGGTCTGTACAGAAGGAGACGGGATCGCCCCGATAGCGTGGGACTGCCCGGGTCACATGAAGAGAAGCTGAG CAACATGGCGAATGCGCTTGCAAATGCCATCTGCGAGcgctgcaggggtggctttgCCCCTGCTGAGAAAATTGTCAACAGCAATGGTGAGCTGTACCATGAGCAGTGCTTTGTCTGCGCTCAGTGCTTTCAGCAGTTTCCTGAAGGACTCTTCTATGAG ttTGAAGGGAGAAAGTACTGCGAACatgattttcaaatgctttttgccCCTTGCTGCCATCAATGTG GTGAGTTCATTATTGGTCGTGTTATTAAAGCTATGAACAATAGCTGGCATCCAGAGTGCTTCTGCTGTGATATCTGCCAACAAGTACTGGCTGATATTGGATTTGTCAAGAATGCTGGCAG ACATCTCTGCCGTCCTTGCCATAACAGGGAAAAAGCCAGAGGCCTGGGAAAGTACATTTGCCAGAAGTGTCATGCCATTATTGATGAACAGCCTCTCATATTCAAAAATGATCCTTATCACCCTGATCATTTCAACTGTGCAAACTGCGG GAAGGAACTTACTGCTGATGCTCGTGAGTTGAAGGGAGAATTATACTGCTTACCCTGCCATGACAAAATGGGTGTCCCCATCTGTGGGGCATGTAGAAGACCAATTGAAGGCCGTGTGGTGAATGCTATGGGCAAACAATGGCATGTGGAG cattttgTTTGTGCAAAATGTGAAAAGCCATTCCTGGGTCATCGCCATTACGAGAGAAAAGGCTTGGCGTATTGTGAAACCCACTACAATCAG ctaTTTGGTGATGTTTGTTTCCATTGCAATCGTGTAATTGAGGGAGATG TTGTGTCTGCTCTGAATAAGGCATGGTGTGTGAACTGTTTTGCTTGTTCAACTTGCAACACTAAGTTAACACTCAA GGATAAGTTTGTTGAAATTGACCTAAAACCTGTCTGCAAACACTGTTACGAGAAAATGCCAGATGAATTTAAGCGACGACTTGCCAAACGCGAACGTGAAGCAAGGGataaagagaagcagaaaaagaaaaagccaatctgtttgtaa
- the LIMS1 gene encoding LIM and senescent cell antigen-like-containing domain protein 1 isoform X5 has product MDFQRRAHPYPIPEDEEVAYKVTPDAHNSTGNEGEKPVSKLQRRHSDIKLYKEFCDFYARFNMANALANAICERCRGGFAPAEKIVNSNGELYHEQCFVCAQCFQQFPEGLFYEFEGRKYCEHDFQMLFAPCCHQCGEFIIGRVIKAMNNSWHPECFCCDICQQVLADIGFVKNAGRHLCRPCHNREKARGLGKYICQKCHAIIDEQPLIFKNDPYHPDHFNCANCGKELTADARELKGELYCLPCHDKMGVPICGACRRPIEGRVVNAMGKQWHVEHFVCAKCEKPFLGHRHYERKGLAYCETHYNQLFGDVCFHCNRVIEGDVVSALNKAWCVNCFACSTCNTKLTLKDKFVEIDLKPVCKHCYEKMPDEFKRRLAKREREARDKEKQKKKKPICL; this is encoded by the exons ATGGACTTCCAGCGCAGAGCTCACCCTTACCCCATCCCAGAAGATGAAGAAGTTGCATACAAGGTCACTCCTGATGCTCACAACTCCACAGGAAACGAAGGCGAGAAACCGGTGTCAAAATTGCAACGTAGGCACAGTGACATAAAACTCTACAAAGAGTTTTGTGACTTTTATGCAAGATT CAACATGGCGAATGCGCTTGCAAATGCCATCTGCGAGcgctgcaggggtggctttgCCCCTGCTGAGAAAATTGTCAACAGCAATGGTGAGCTGTACCATGAGCAGTGCTTTGTCTGCGCTCAGTGCTTTCAGCAGTTTCCTGAAGGACTCTTCTATGAG ttTGAAGGGAGAAAGTACTGCGAACatgattttcaaatgctttttgccCCTTGCTGCCATCAATGTG GTGAGTTCATTATTGGTCGTGTTATTAAAGCTATGAACAATAGCTGGCATCCAGAGTGCTTCTGCTGTGATATCTGCCAACAAGTACTGGCTGATATTGGATTTGTCAAGAATGCTGGCAG ACATCTCTGCCGTCCTTGCCATAACAGGGAAAAAGCCAGAGGCCTGGGAAAGTACATTTGCCAGAAGTGTCATGCCATTATTGATGAACAGCCTCTCATATTCAAAAATGATCCTTATCACCCTGATCATTTCAACTGTGCAAACTGCGG GAAGGAACTTACTGCTGATGCTCGTGAGTTGAAGGGAGAATTATACTGCTTACCCTGCCATGACAAAATGGGTGTCCCCATCTGTGGGGCATGTAGAAGACCAATTGAAGGCCGTGTGGTGAATGCTATGGGCAAACAATGGCATGTGGAG cattttgTTTGTGCAAAATGTGAAAAGCCATTCCTGGGTCATCGCCATTACGAGAGAAAAGGCTTGGCGTATTGTGAAACCCACTACAATCAG ctaTTTGGTGATGTTTGTTTCCATTGCAATCGTGTAATTGAGGGAGATG TTGTGTCTGCTCTGAATAAGGCATGGTGTGTGAACTGTTTTGCTTGTTCAACTTGCAACACTAAGTTAACACTCAA GGATAAGTTTGTTGAAATTGACCTAAAACCTGTCTGCAAACACTGTTACGAGAAAATGCCAGATGAATTTAAGCGACGACTTGCCAAACGCGAACGTGAAGCAAGGGataaagagaagcagaaaaagaaaaagccaatctgtttgtaa
- the LIMS1 gene encoding LIM and senescent cell antigen-like-containing domain protein 1 isoform X3 yields MLGVAAAAAGGMTCNSNMANALANAICERCRGGFAPAEKIVNSNGELYHEQCFVCAQCFQQFPEGLFYEFEGRKYCEHDFQMLFAPCCHQCGEFIIGRVIKAMNNSWHPECFCCDICQQVLADIGFVKNAGRHLCRPCHNREKARGLGKYICQKCHAIIDEQPLIFKNDPYHPDHFNCANCGKELTADARELKGELYCLPCHDKMGVPICGACRRPIEGRVVNAMGKQWHVEHFVCAKCEKPFLGHRHYERKGLAYCETHYNQLFGDVCFHCNRVIEGDVVSALNKAWCVNCFACSTCNTKLTLKDKFVEIDLKPVCKHCYEKMPDEFKRRLAKREREARDKEKQKKKKPICL; encoded by the exons CAACATGGCGAATGCGCTTGCAAATGCCATCTGCGAGcgctgcaggggtggctttgCCCCTGCTGAGAAAATTGTCAACAGCAATGGTGAGCTGTACCATGAGCAGTGCTTTGTCTGCGCTCAGTGCTTTCAGCAGTTTCCTGAAGGACTCTTCTATGAG ttTGAAGGGAGAAAGTACTGCGAACatgattttcaaatgctttttgccCCTTGCTGCCATCAATGTG GTGAGTTCATTATTGGTCGTGTTATTAAAGCTATGAACAATAGCTGGCATCCAGAGTGCTTCTGCTGTGATATCTGCCAACAAGTACTGGCTGATATTGGATTTGTCAAGAATGCTGGCAG ACATCTCTGCCGTCCTTGCCATAACAGGGAAAAAGCCAGAGGCCTGGGAAAGTACATTTGCCAGAAGTGTCATGCCATTATTGATGAACAGCCTCTCATATTCAAAAATGATCCTTATCACCCTGATCATTTCAACTGTGCAAACTGCGG GAAGGAACTTACTGCTGATGCTCGTGAGTTGAAGGGAGAATTATACTGCTTACCCTGCCATGACAAAATGGGTGTCCCCATCTGTGGGGCATGTAGAAGACCAATTGAAGGCCGTGTGGTGAATGCTATGGGCAAACAATGGCATGTGGAG cattttgTTTGTGCAAAATGTGAAAAGCCATTCCTGGGTCATCGCCATTACGAGAGAAAAGGCTTGGCGTATTGTGAAACCCACTACAATCAG ctaTTTGGTGATGTTTGTTTCCATTGCAATCGTGTAATTGAGGGAGATG TTGTGTCTGCTCTGAATAAGGCATGGTGTGTGAACTGTTTTGCTTGTTCAACTTGCAACACTAAGTTAACACTCAA GGATAAGTTTGTTGAAATTGACCTAAAACCTGTCTGCAAACACTGTTACGAGAAAATGCCAGATGAATTTAAGCGACGACTTGCCAAACGCGAACGTGAAGCAAGGGataaagagaagcagaaaaagaaaaagccaatctgtttgtaa
- the LIMS1 gene encoding LIM and senescent cell antigen-like-containing domain protein 1 isoform X4, translating into MANALANAICERCRGGFAPAEKIVNSNGELYHEQCFVCAQCFQQFPEGLFYEFEGRKYCEHDFQMLFAPCCHQCGEFIIGRVIKAMNNSWHPECFCCDICQQVLADIGFVKNAGRHLCRPCHNREKARGLGKYICQKCHAIIDEQPLIFKNDPYHPDHFNCANCGKELTADARELKGELYCLPCHDKMGVPICGACRRPIEGRVVNAMGKQWHVEHFVCAKCEKPFLGHRHYERKGLAYCETHYNQLFGDVCFHCNRVIEGDVVSALNKAWCVNCFACSTCNTKLTLKDKFVEIDLKPVCKHCYEKMPDEFKRRLAKREREARDKEKQKKKKPICL; encoded by the exons ATGGCGAATGCGCTTGCAAATGCCATCTGCGAGcgctgcaggggtggctttgCCCCTGCTGAGAAAATTGTCAACAGCAATGGTGAGCTGTACCATGAGCAGTGCTTTGTCTGCGCTCAGTGCTTTCAGCAGTTTCCTGAAGGACTCTTCTATGAG ttTGAAGGGAGAAAGTACTGCGAACatgattttcaaatgctttttgccCCTTGCTGCCATCAATGTG GTGAGTTCATTATTGGTCGTGTTATTAAAGCTATGAACAATAGCTGGCATCCAGAGTGCTTCTGCTGTGATATCTGCCAACAAGTACTGGCTGATATTGGATTTGTCAAGAATGCTGGCAG ACATCTCTGCCGTCCTTGCCATAACAGGGAAAAAGCCAGAGGCCTGGGAAAGTACATTTGCCAGAAGTGTCATGCCATTATTGATGAACAGCCTCTCATATTCAAAAATGATCCTTATCACCCTGATCATTTCAACTGTGCAAACTGCGG GAAGGAACTTACTGCTGATGCTCGTGAGTTGAAGGGAGAATTATACTGCTTACCCTGCCATGACAAAATGGGTGTCCCCATCTGTGGGGCATGTAGAAGACCAATTGAAGGCCGTGTGGTGAATGCTATGGGCAAACAATGGCATGTGGAG cattttgTTTGTGCAAAATGTGAAAAGCCATTCCTGGGTCATCGCCATTACGAGAGAAAAGGCTTGGCGTATTGTGAAACCCACTACAATCAG ctaTTTGGTGATGTTTGTTTCCATTGCAATCGTGTAATTGAGGGAGATG TTGTGTCTGCTCTGAATAAGGCATGGTGTGTGAACTGTTTTGCTTGTTCAACTTGCAACACTAAGTTAACACTCAA GGATAAGTTTGTTGAAATTGACCTAAAACCTGTCTGCAAACACTGTTACGAGAAAATGCCAGATGAATTTAAGCGACGACTTGCCAAACGCGAACGTGAAGCAAGGGataaagagaagcagaaaaagaaaaagccaatctgtttgtaa